In Salisediminibacterium beveridgei, one DNA window encodes the following:
- a CDS encoding 2-oxoacid:acceptor oxidoreductase subunit alpha — translation MRKSIEWMVGGQQGEGIDSTGELFARTLVKHGYSVSTYKQFMSRIKGGHSNFKLKATKDRNYYAGDDVEILLCLDKESLSKNEDKLVENAVVIMEGKETGVERPEGKNYQILSVPLKKIATDLGNPLYKNMIAIGISSALLDLPQDILGEIIGDIFSRKGEDVVKANIEAVQKGYEITQEFLPEQIAKLEATENDDLLFISGNEATGFGSLMAGCRYLSAYPITPASEVMEWLAQELPAVGGTVMQVEDEIAGIAFAIGANYSGTRAMTSTSGPGLSLKTEALGMAGMAEVPIVIVNSQRGGPSTGLPTKHEQSDLQHMIYSTHGEIPRIVLYPSTIEDAFYLAAESFNLAEIYQCPVILALDLGLSMNKMTIPSFDSKRVGIDRGKLLTEDQVGEYDEAFFKRYRVTDDGISPRPKPGMKQGIHLTSSNEHGEDGYINEETDVRNKMMRKRLEKIKDAMIQEPYKLQSNGDIDPKNADVLLVGMGSTYGAIEEAMTKLNAEGKETFAHLHLQQLYPLPINELKDLFGNRKIITIENNYTGQLRLLLQQYLPIHDQIESIVQYDGDPFMVRSIVEQMKEVV, via the coding sequence ATGAGAAAATCGATTGAATGGATGGTTGGCGGCCAGCAAGGCGAGGGGATTGATTCCACAGGTGAATTGTTTGCCCGCACTCTGGTCAAGCACGGATATTCTGTTTCAACGTACAAACAGTTTATGTCCCGGATTAAAGGAGGACATTCCAACTTTAAACTGAAGGCGACCAAAGATCGGAACTACTATGCAGGAGACGACGTGGAAATTCTCCTGTGTCTCGACAAAGAATCTCTTTCAAAAAACGAAGACAAACTGGTGGAAAATGCCGTTGTGATTATGGAAGGGAAAGAAACGGGTGTTGAGCGTCCGGAAGGTAAAAACTATCAGATCTTGAGTGTTCCGTTAAAAAAGATCGCTACGGATCTTGGTAATCCTCTTTATAAAAACATGATTGCCATCGGGATCAGCTCGGCACTGCTTGATTTGCCGCAGGACATTCTCGGTGAAATCATCGGGGACATTTTCTCCCGAAAAGGTGAAGATGTTGTCAAAGCGAATATCGAAGCTGTGCAAAAAGGTTATGAAATCACACAGGAGTTCCTGCCGGAGCAGATCGCAAAACTTGAGGCAACAGAAAATGATGATCTTCTCTTTATTTCCGGGAATGAAGCAACCGGGTTTGGCTCACTCATGGCAGGTTGCCGATATTTGAGTGCTTATCCGATCACGCCTGCCAGTGAAGTCATGGAGTGGCTCGCACAGGAATTGCCGGCTGTAGGCGGAACGGTCATGCAGGTGGAAGATGAGATCGCAGGTATTGCATTTGCCATTGGGGCCAACTACAGTGGTACCCGGGCGATGACCAGTACATCGGGTCCTGGACTCAGTCTGAAGACAGAAGCGCTCGGGATGGCAGGAATGGCTGAAGTGCCGATTGTGATCGTCAACTCTCAACGGGGTGGTCCTTCAACAGGTTTACCGACAAAACATGAACAAAGTGATCTGCAGCATATGATTTATTCAACACACGGTGAGATTCCGCGGATCGTATTGTATCCATCCACGATAGAAGATGCTTTTTATCTGGCTGCAGAATCATTTAACCTGGCTGAGATTTATCAGTGCCCGGTTATCCTTGCATTGGATCTCGGACTCTCCATGAACAAAATGACGATCCCTTCCTTTGACTCGAAGCGCGTAGGAATTGATCGTGGTAAATTGCTCACGGAAGATCAGGTTGGTGAATACGATGAAGCGTTCTTTAAACGCTACCGCGTCACGGATGATGGCATTTCACCTCGTCCAAAACCGGGAATGAAACAAGGCATCCACCTGACAAGCTCCAACGAGCACGGCGAAGATGGTTATATCAATGAAGAAACCGATGTGCGTAACAAAATGATGCGCAAGCGTCTTGAGAAAATTAAAGATGCAATGATTCAAGAGCCTTACAAACTCCAAAGCAATGGCGATATTGATCCGAAAAATGCGGATGTTCTCTTAGTCGGCATGGGATCGACATACGGTGCCATTGAAGAAGCGATGACGAAGCTTAATGCAGAAGGCAAAGAGACATTTGCCCATCTTCATCTCCAGCAGCTTTATCCATTGCCGATCAATGAGCTGAAGGATTTGTTTGGAAACCGTAAGATCATTACGATTGAAAACAACTACACGGGTCAGTTGAGACTGCTCTTGCAGCAGTATTTACCAATCCATGATCAAATTGAATCCATCGTCCAGTATGATGGGGACCCATTCATGGTCCGGTCGATTGTGGAACAAATGAAGGAGGTCGTATAA
- a CDS encoding putative bifunctional diguanylate cyclase/phosphodiesterase produces MIYGDHNLFIVFLSFTITVAASFLALNIAGKMYHATGRYRLFWLFSGAIVMGMGIWSMHFIGMLAYQAPGDIGYTGSITFLSMIVSVLAAYLAFRIAMRENPGKWAIITGGFVLGIGISAMHYAGMAAMEINGEIIYQPVLVIVSIAIAIVASSAAMFLFVKFREEHSSAWMKWVAAAVLGIAISGTHYSGMMAADIQMSGLVESPAGEEGNVLLLSGVTITIIVIMLISWGAMYFDRHVLEQMAYHDSITGLPNRNDMHRYFLNGRDDVPAIFLFLDMDQFKTINDTLGHHTGDKMIVEVAKMLKTFRQRDIKLFRIGGDEFLLVMEEADLYRAEAMTKAILERFKQPFIIDDNPIYMTATIGISGEQGEADHETLLRAADTAMYQAKRNGRNQYEIYTEEMGETEIRRMQLEKDLRYALERQELFLVYQPKWHLGGNRLHGFEALIRWEHPQLGLISPMEFIPIAEESTMITSITQWTLDTAAAMAFDLQSKGIYQSIAVNMSAKVFRSQQATEMVNKTLDESGIDAQFLELEITETMMLTNLNEINLELNRIRSMGVRISMDDFGTGYSSIGLLDEIPLDAIKLDRKFTLDVERPTKQAIIQAVLFLGDSLQLEVIAEGVETESDEILLQNIGCDIMQGYYYSRPMLTEDVVNWVREVEKSSRCL; encoded by the coding sequence ATGATCTATGGAGACCATAATCTGTTCATTGTTTTTTTATCTTTCACCATCACTGTGGCTGCCTCTTTTTTGGCACTGAATATTGCTGGAAAAATGTATCATGCAACAGGCCGATATCGACTGTTCTGGCTGTTTTCCGGTGCGATTGTCATGGGAATGGGGATCTGGTCAATGCATTTCATTGGCATGCTTGCTTATCAAGCGCCAGGTGACATCGGTTACACTGGCTCGATCACGTTTTTGTCCATGATTGTGAGTGTCCTTGCAGCATACCTAGCATTCCGGATTGCAATGCGTGAGAATCCGGGAAAATGGGCGATCATTACCGGAGGATTCGTGTTGGGTATCGGGATATCGGCGATGCACTATGCAGGGATGGCAGCAATGGAGATAAATGGTGAAATCATTTACCAGCCGGTTCTCGTGATTGTTTCCATTGCAATCGCGATCGTTGCATCTTCTGCAGCGATGTTTTTATTTGTGAAATTCAGAGAAGAACACTCCTCCGCCTGGATGAAGTGGGTGGCAGCGGCAGTTTTGGGAATCGCGATCAGTGGTACCCACTATTCAGGCATGATGGCCGCAGACATCCAAATGTCAGGGCTGGTGGAGAGTCCAGCAGGGGAAGAGGGGAATGTGTTACTTCTGTCCGGAGTAACAATAACAATTATTGTAATAATGCTCATTTCCTGGGGTGCAATGTATTTTGACCGACATGTCCTTGAACAAATGGCTTATCACGACAGCATTACCGGTCTTCCGAACCGTAATGATATGCATCGCTATTTTCTTAATGGCCGTGATGATGTCCCGGCAATTTTTCTGTTTTTGGATATGGATCAATTTAAGACAATTAACGATACGCTTGGGCATCATACCGGGGATAAAATGATTGTCGAGGTGGCAAAAATGCTGAAGACTTTCAGGCAGCGGGATATTAAACTCTTCCGGATCGGCGGTGATGAATTTCTGCTGGTTATGGAGGAGGCGGATCTCTACAGGGCAGAAGCCATGACAAAAGCGATTCTCGAGCGTTTCAAACAACCATTTATTATCGACGATAATCCCATTTATATGACGGCAACGATTGGCATCAGTGGAGAGCAAGGCGAAGCAGATCATGAAACGTTATTACGTGCTGCTGATACGGCAATGTATCAGGCCAAACGTAACGGCAGAAATCAGTATGAGATTTATACAGAAGAGATGGGAGAGACTGAAATCCGACGGATGCAATTGGAGAAAGATCTCAGATATGCATTGGAGCGCCAGGAGCTCTTTTTGGTGTATCAGCCTAAGTGGCATCTGGGGGGGAATCGGCTGCACGGATTTGAGGCCTTGATACGTTGGGAGCACCCGCAACTAGGCCTGATCTCTCCGATGGAATTCATCCCGATTGCCGAGGAGTCAACGATGATCACAAGTATTACACAATGGACACTGGATACGGCTGCAGCAATGGCATTTGATCTTCAATCTAAAGGAATCTATCAATCGATAGCCGTGAACATGTCTGCCAAAGTATTCCGGAGTCAACAAGCCACGGAAATGGTCAATAAGACCTTGGACGAGAGCGGCATTGATGCGCAATTTCTGGAACTTGAAATCACGGAAACGATGATGCTGACCAACCTCAATGAAATCAATCTTGAACTGAATCGCATCCGCAGTATGGGTGTCAGAATTTCTATGGATGATTTCGGGACGGGTTATTCTTCAATTGGACTTCTCGATGAAATTCCACTGGACGCAATCAAATTGGACCGGAAGTTTACCTTGGATGTGGAACGTCCAACCAAACAGGCAATCATCCAGGCGGTGTTATTCTTGGGCGACAGTCTGCAACTCGAAGTGATCGCAGAAGGTGTCGAGACAGAAAGTGATGAAATTCTGCTTCAAAATATCGGATGTGATATTATGCAGGGCTATTATTATAGTCGTCCGATGCTTACTGAAGATGTTGTTAACTGGGTAAGAGAAGTCGAGAAATCCTCTCGATGTTTGTGA
- a CDS encoding SMP-30/gluconolactonase/LRE family protein → MNAELVLDSRADLGEGPSWDDKRKRLIWVDINGCKLNEFDPVTGLNKAHRFDRPVGAAVPDDQGGYMLALQDGFYSWEPTGNKIICIAQPEGAETPNRFNDGKCDPEGRFWAGTMFYQYGPSAKAHLFRLDGDLSVHTMKREVIISNGMAWNTEQGIMYYIDTLTKKVVAFDYDRQSGHITAERDAVKIPDDYGLADGMTIDGEGMLWIAFFHGWCVRRINPQTGEVLMTIDVPVEKVTSCAFGGEKLDELYITTASEELSPEDLEQQPHAGGLFRVKPGVKGCRATPFIFGT, encoded by the coding sequence ATGAATGCTGAATTAGTGCTCGACAGCCGGGCAGATCTCGGCGAAGGACCTTCTTGGGACGATAAACGAAAGCGTTTGATTTGGGTGGATATTAACGGCTGTAAGCTGAATGAATTTGATCCGGTGACTGGTCTGAATAAAGCACATCGGTTTGACCGGCCTGTCGGTGCAGCTGTCCCTGACGATCAGGGAGGCTATATGCTTGCCCTACAAGACGGTTTTTACAGCTGGGAGCCTACGGGAAACAAGATCATCTGTATTGCGCAACCGGAAGGAGCGGAGACACCAAACCGTTTTAATGACGGGAAATGTGACCCGGAAGGGAGATTTTGGGCTGGTACGATGTTTTATCAGTATGGACCAAGTGCCAAGGCGCATCTGTTCAGACTTGATGGTGACCTTTCCGTTCATACGATGAAGCGTGAAGTAATCATCTCTAACGGCATGGCCTGGAATACGGAGCAGGGGATCATGTACTACATTGATACATTGACAAAAAAAGTGGTTGCTTTTGATTATGACCGGCAATCAGGTCATATCACGGCGGAACGGGATGCGGTCAAGATTCCGGATGATTACGGTCTTGCCGATGGGATGACAATCGACGGGGAAGGCATGTTGTGGATTGCTTTTTTTCACGGCTGGTGTGTGCGGAGAATCAATCCTCAAACAGGTGAAGTGCTGATGACTATTGATGTTCCAGTGGAAAAGGTGACTTCTTGTGCTTTCGGTGGAGAAAAGCTGGATGAACTATACATCACCACGGCGAGTGAGGAGTTGTCCCCGGAAGATCTTGAACAACAGCCCCATGCGGGGGGATTGTTCCGTGTAAAGCCTGGCGTGAAAGGATGCAGGGCAACGCCGTTTATTTTCGGCACGTAA
- a CDS encoding MFS transporter, whose protein sequence is MTSQENWKRNLYILMGSQFLVMSAMTMIIPFLPLYLQELGVTDQDAVSVWSGLIFAANFVTAFIFAPIWGKLADKYGRKAMILRSGFGMAIVLTLTGFATGPWTLLLLRLLNGMISGFIPAAIGLMSMSTPKKHMGYSLGMLQAGAVAGSISGPLIGGIMADLMGFRMIFYFTGGSILIAALVVLMFVKERFDPVEQNVKTSTIEDFRTITAIKPIMALYVVFFIVQAALIGINPLLSIFVQELSPTQNVAFFAGLAMSVMGFANMMASPVLGRFSDRKGHQYVLLFSMLFIALVSFPQAFVTSYWQLLVLRFLLGLGLGGLLPMINSLLRNNAPEGMESRTYGFSNSFMYLGSMIGPAVGGGFAGIFGIRSLFIFSGVLLLVNVWIVYRKVLPRLRKPRKKDAHATLMENTNQQKQKG, encoded by the coding sequence ATGACGTCACAGGAAAACTGGAAACGGAATTTATACATATTGATGGGCAGCCAGTTTCTCGTTATGTCCGCCATGACGATGATCATACCTTTTTTGCCATTGTATTTGCAGGAGTTGGGGGTTACCGATCAAGATGCTGTCAGTGTCTGGTCGGGACTGATCTTCGCAGCCAACTTTGTTACCGCATTTATTTTCGCGCCGATCTGGGGGAAACTGGCCGATAAGTATGGCCGAAAAGCGATGATTCTCAGATCAGGTTTCGGTATGGCGATCGTTTTAACGCTGACGGGTTTTGCGACCGGCCCGTGGACACTTTTGCTCTTACGGCTTCTCAATGGGATGATTTCCGGATTTATTCCTGCTGCCATCGGGCTGATGTCCATGAGCACTCCGAAGAAGCATATGGGGTATTCACTCGGGATGCTGCAGGCTGGTGCAGTTGCCGGAAGTATCTCCGGACCATTGATTGGCGGGATTATGGCGGATTTGATGGGATTTCGCATGATTTTTTATTTTACTGGCGGGAGTATCCTCATTGCAGCACTTGTTGTATTGATGTTTGTCAAAGAGCGCTTTGACCCCGTTGAGCAGAACGTCAAAACCAGTACGATCGAGGATTTCAGAACCATAACGGCGATCAAACCGATCATGGCACTGTATGTCGTTTTTTTCATCGTGCAGGCGGCGCTGATCGGCATCAATCCGCTCCTGTCTATTTTCGTACAGGAGCTCAGCCCAACGCAGAATGTTGCTTTTTTTGCAGGACTTGCAATGTCCGTGATGGGCTTTGCCAATATGATGGCGAGCCCTGTTCTCGGTCGGTTCAGTGACCGGAAAGGGCACCAGTATGTGCTGTTGTTTTCGATGTTGTTCATTGCCCTTGTCAGTTTCCCGCAGGCGTTTGTCACGAGCTACTGGCAACTGCTTGTGCTTCGATTCCTGCTTGGGCTCGGTCTTGGCGGTTTACTGCCGATGATCAATTCGCTCTTAAGGAATAACGCACCGGAAGGGATGGAATCGCGGACGTACGGTTTTTCCAACAGCTTCATGTATCTCGGTTCCATGATCGGACCGGCCGTTGGCGGCGGGTTTGCAGGGATTTTCGGTATCCGCAGTTTATTTATTTTTTCCGGCGTATTGCTTTTGGTGAATGTATGGATTGTGTACAGGAAAGTCTTGCCCAGGTTAAGAAAGCCCAGAAAAAAAGATGCGCATGCTACACTGATGGAAAATACAAATCAACAAAAACAGAAAGGTTGA
- a CDS encoding carbon-nitrogen hydrolase family protein, with amino-acid sequence MIRVAAYQCEIPLILTKEDQLNHVQRLIDTIRGRFGRDQADLIVLPELSTLSYNRETFNRLPMLAEEANGKIFQQFSTLAKELAVTIAYGTAIVEDGVFTIAQVIVGTTGERIGVYHKMHVAQFESSYEKEYFGKGRKPFVFQVNDIRVGVMICYDMRFPQFAEHYALNEDVDLILHPVAFFRDETFPSWHHFVITRALENQVYWMSVNQAGPFFGQSIFSYPWLDRDNKAVISGDEEEITCFDVDRDVIAHYRTYYPIRDDNQFLKIW; translated from the coding sequence ATGATTCGCGTGGCTGCATATCAATGTGAGATCCCATTGATTTTAACGAAAGAAGATCAGCTCAACCACGTTCAGCGACTGATCGATACGATTCGCGGCAGATTCGGACGCGATCAGGCTGACCTGATTGTGCTGCCTGAACTGTCCACACTATCGTATAACAGGGAAACGTTCAATCGACTGCCGATGCTGGCTGAAGAAGCCAATGGGAAAATCTTTCAACAGTTCAGCACATTGGCCAAAGAGTTGGCGGTCACGATAGCTTACGGCACGGCAATCGTTGAGGACGGTGTATTTACAATCGCTCAGGTCATTGTCGGCACTACTGGGGAACGAATTGGTGTTTACCATAAAATGCATGTGGCTCAATTTGAATCGTCCTATGAGAAAGAGTACTTTGGAAAAGGAAGAAAACCGTTCGTTTTTCAGGTGAATGATATTCGGGTTGGCGTGATGATCTGTTATGATATGCGTTTTCCTCAGTTTGCCGAACACTATGCTTTGAATGAAGATGTCGATCTGATTCTTCACCCAGTTGCCTTTTTCCGGGATGAAACATTCCCAAGCTGGCACCATTTTGTCATCACGAGGGCATTGGAGAATCAGGTGTACTGGATGAGCGTGAACCAGGCGGGTCCGTTTTTTGGACAGTCGATATTCAGTTATCCATGGCTCGACAGGGATAATAAAGCTGTTATTTCCGGAGATGAAGAAGAAATCACCTGTTTCGATGTCGATCGGGATGTTATTGCACATTACCGGACATATTACCCGATCAGAGATGACAATCAGTTTCTGAAGATTTGGTAA
- a CDS encoding fumarylacetoacetate hydrolase family protein translates to MNIYCVGKNYAKHAKEMDSAVPSEPMIFGKATHSLIKADGSPIHLPDGRGSVHYEVELVFELDRDYEQGMKPEDCIANMAIGIDFTLRDEQNAAREQGGPWFASKSFPGSALITEPFPFPGVDALNQSKFALLINGEKVQEGHPLDMVFHLDQLLPYISNHFGLGKGDLIFSGTPEGVGPIKTEDKLELLYEGRMMGSALIQLDK, encoded by the coding sequence ATGAACATTTACTGTGTCGGGAAAAATTACGCAAAGCATGCAAAAGAAATGGATAGTGCAGTGCCGTCAGAGCCGATGATCTTCGGAAAAGCCACTCATTCACTGATCAAGGCAGATGGTTCTCCGATTCATCTCCCGGATGGCAGAGGCAGTGTCCATTATGAAGTGGAGCTGGTCTTTGAATTGGATCGAGACTATGAACAAGGTATGAAGCCGGAGGATTGTATCGCCAATATGGCGATTGGCATCGATTTCACGTTACGCGACGAGCAAAATGCTGCGCGGGAACAAGGAGGTCCATGGTTCGCATCGAAAAGTTTCCCCGGTTCTGCTTTAATTACTGAACCGTTTCCTTTTCCGGGAGTGGACGCTTTGAATCAATCGAAGTTCGCGCTGTTAATCAACGGTGAAAAGGTGCAGGAAGGACACCCATTGGACATGGTTTTTCACCTGGATCAACTTCTCCCTTATATTTCAAATCATTTTGGGCTGGGAAAAGGAGATTTGATATTCAGCGGCACTCCTGAAGGCGTTGGTCCGATAAAGACGGAGGATAAACTCGAGTTACTGTATGAGGGGCGTATGATGGGGAGTGCGCTGATTCAATTGGATAAATAG
- a CDS encoding acyltransferase family protein translates to MSYVNDSLIDKRVFRPEIEGIRAVAAILVAVYHVWFGTVSGGVDVFFIVSGFLITTTLLAGYDRNGEIRIMDFFMRLVRRLFPMAFLVLSVTAAASWILLPEIRWLQTLQELMASALYVENWLLAVNSVDYLAQNNEASPVQHFWALSMQGQFYLLWPFILIIALRLSWYSEMKTRDFLRWVLSGIFILSIVYSIYITTTQQVWAYFDTVARLWEFTLGGLTALFIGSVRFTPFWSRVIGWTGLIVILGTGAVLPVEDLFPGIAALLPTLGAVAVITAAPQLAGGGVQWVASAKPLVWFGQYAYAFYLWHWPVLIFYYLISGVESVSWLAGMILIGFSFCLAVGTTLLVENPLRSLVHRMKPVYATAAAGLFILPFVTVLLLWQEEIDDSAGTSWLQQEQDGSGEVPKEHDDPAKEDETNDDEFPYNVADPEYPGAMGLFDEVEVPDREDVIPSPVNARDSLPPVYEDDCHQNQTSPDVIACSYGYTEDDPEYTIALVGGSHSAHWLPALQEISEEYRIHIESYTKSNCRFTTDDLDELSEGCLPWGETLLEMLLEDPPDLVFTTSTAMEGEEIPEGFLDKWLALEDADIEVFAVRDVPWMDFDVAACVSEEGESAMDACTTSSDDVLYQGNPWGELDDQPGNVTYADLNPYVCPDGDCLPIIGNVLVYRDSNHLTLEYVVTLTPLIEEKIIPLLEKIRDKK, encoded by the coding sequence GTGAGCTATGTGAATGATTCATTGATTGACAAGCGTGTATTTCGTCCGGAAATTGAAGGGATCAGGGCTGTGGCTGCGATCCTGGTAGCTGTTTATCACGTATGGTTTGGTACGGTGTCCGGCGGTGTGGATGTCTTCTTTATCGTTTCAGGTTTTTTAATTACAACAACTTTACTGGCGGGCTATGATCGAAATGGCGAAATCAGAATCATGGACTTTTTCATGCGACTTGTGCGCAGACTGTTTCCCATGGCTTTTCTCGTACTTTCGGTAACGGCCGCCGCTTCGTGGATTTTGCTTCCTGAAATTCGCTGGCTTCAGACGCTGCAGGAATTGATGGCATCGGCCTTGTATGTCGAGAACTGGCTATTGGCCGTAAACAGTGTGGATTATCTCGCGCAAAATAACGAAGCCAGTCCCGTGCAGCATTTCTGGGCGCTGTCGATGCAAGGCCAATTCTATTTATTATGGCCCTTCATTCTCATCATAGCCTTAAGGTTGTCCTGGTACAGTGAAATGAAAACCAGAGATTTTCTGCGATGGGTCCTGTCAGGTATTTTTATTCTTTCTATAGTTTACTCCATCTACATCACCACAACCCAACAGGTATGGGCCTATTTTGATACAGTTGCCAGGCTGTGGGAATTCACACTCGGGGGCTTAACGGCACTGTTCATCGGTTCCGTAAGGTTCACTCCGTTTTGGAGCAGAGTGATCGGTTGGACCGGGTTGATTGTGATTTTAGGAACGGGAGCGGTGTTACCCGTTGAGGATTTATTTCCTGGTATCGCTGCGCTGTTACCGACGCTTGGGGCTGTAGCTGTAATCACAGCCGCCCCTCAACTGGCAGGAGGTGGGGTGCAGTGGGTCGCGTCGGCCAAGCCATTGGTCTGGTTCGGTCAGTATGCCTATGCGTTCTATTTGTGGCACTGGCCGGTACTGATCTTCTATTACCTGATCTCGGGCGTGGAATCAGTATCGTGGCTGGCTGGCATGATCCTGATTGGTTTCTCGTTCTGTCTCGCTGTGGGCACTACCCTGTTGGTGGAGAACCCGCTTCGGTCCTTAGTGCATCGGATGAAACCGGTCTATGCAACGGCTGCTGCAGGGCTCTTCATTTTGCCATTCGTAACAGTTCTCCTGCTGTGGCAAGAAGAAATTGACGATTCTGCGGGTACGTCATGGTTGCAACAGGAGCAGGATGGATCGGGGGAAGTGCCAAAGGAGCATGATGATCCTGCCAAAGAAGATGAAACGAATGATGATGAGTTCCCTTACAATGTAGCAGACCCCGAATACCCCGGAGCAATGGGGCTTTTCGATGAGGTGGAAGTTCCGGATCGTGAAGACGTGATTCCTTCACCGGTAAATGCAAGGGATTCTTTACCGCCGGTGTATGAAGATGACTGCCACCAGAACCAGACGTCGCCGGATGTGATTGCCTGTTCTTACGGTTATACTGAAGACGATCCTGAGTATACCATCGCACTGGTCGGCGGCTCCCATTCTGCTCACTGGCTTCCGGCGTTGCAGGAAATCAGCGAAGAATACCGGATTCATATTGAATCTTATACAAAGAGTAATTGCCGGTTCACGACGGACGATCTGGATGAATTAAGTGAGGGGTGCCTGCCATGGGGGGAAACTCTGCTGGAGATGTTGCTCGAAGACCCGCCAGATCTCGTCTTTACGACTTCCACAGCGATGGAAGGAGAGGAGATTCCGGAAGGCTTTCTGGATAAATGGCTCGCCTTAGAGGACGCTGACATTGAAGTATTTGCTGTTCGGGATGTCCCGTGGATGGACTTCGATGTTGCAGCCTGTGTCAGCGAAGAAGGAGAGAGTGCCATGGATGCTTGCACGACTTCATCTGATGACGTTCTTTATCAGGGGAATCCCTGGGGAGAACTGGATGATCAACCAGGGAATGTGACCTATGCGGATTTGAATCCATATGTCTGTCCTGATGGCGACTGTCTTCCCATCATTGGAAATGTTCTTGTCTACAGGGATTCAAACCACCTGACCCTGGAATACGTAGTGACGTTGACGCCCTTGATCGAAGAGAAGATTATCCCGTTGCTCGAAAAAATCCGGGATAAAAAATGA
- a CDS encoding YusW family protein produces MKKSAVLLSVLLFAGACNPDTSDDSDTDRDRNLSSSQIQEQDPEDDNNDFDEEEAPGHQGIELRLIDAFHLDINLTEGQTWAFDYHQDAPNHTQVKSPDNTTYTASDAVKEVEGLVTRISVSRRHSAESIIDAITDALNTDSSSLEDMTFSLEMSNGEQYAFATQKFQKDQDPDSMDSFSLELGFYSGESFEITYNRSNGTAFIVPVEGPAESGSETASELDDYLNDLDISYDDSFQKLQETVLDPLGFHQNDVEKMLLAIEFDNEDTFEFQHVY; encoded by the coding sequence ATGAAAAAGTCCGCTGTCCTGTTATCAGTCCTTTTGTTTGCCGGAGCCTGCAATCCGGATACCTCTGACGACAGCGATACTGATCGCGATCGAAATCTCTCATCGAGCCAGATTCAAGAGCAGGATCCAGAAGACGACAATAACGATTTTGATGAAGAAGAAGCACCTGGTCATCAAGGCATTGAGCTGCGTTTGATCGATGCCTTCCACCTGGATATTAACTTGACAGAAGGGCAGACCTGGGCATTTGACTATCATCAGGACGCCCCGAATCATACGCAAGTCAAATCACCTGATAACACTACATACACAGCTTCTGATGCCGTTAAAGAGGTCGAAGGGCTCGTGACCCGCATCTCCGTTTCCAGACGCCACTCTGCCGAAAGTATCATCGATGCCATTACTGATGCATTAAACACGGATTCCTCCTCACTGGAAGACATGACCTTCTCATTAGAGATGTCCAACGGCGAACAGTATGCTTTTGCTACGCAAAAGTTTCAAAAAGATCAGGATCCTGACAGCATGGACAGCTTTTCACTTGAACTGGGGTTCTATTCCGGAGAATCATTTGAAATCACCTATAACCGAAGTAACGGCACTGCGTTCATCGTTCCGGTTGAAGGACCTGCCGAATCCGGTTCGGAAACCGCCAGCGAGTTGGATGATTATTTGAATGATCTCGATATCAGCTACGATGACTCTTTTCAAAAATTACAGGAAACGGTTCTCGATCCACTTGGCTTTCATCAAAACGACGTGGAAAAAATGCTGCTGGCCATTGAATTTGACAATGAAGATACGTTCGAATTTCAGCATGTCTACTAA